A segment of the Bacillus alveayuensis genome:
AGTACAAAATCGGATTCTCAAAAGAAAATCAATAAGATTAACAAACAGATAGATGTTTTAAAAAATCGAAAAAGAAAATTCATCAACCTGTTAGCTGACGGAATCATTACCTATGAAGAATATCAGGAGAGTATTGAAGCAACAAACAAGGAATTAACTGAATTAATGGAACAGAAAAATGAACTTCTTACATTGATGGAAAGCGAAGATGTAATTGAAACGATTGAAAAGCTCAAAAAGGAATTACTTCAATTCCTAAATTTCGATGAATTAACTGGGGATATTCTTCATCGACTGACTAATCGAATCGAGGTAAAAGAGGACGGTACACCGATTATTCATTATCGATTTGCCACACCAAAAATTGAATAGAGGCAAGAAAGAAACCTTATCTTGCCTCATTTTTTCATTTTTGTGTATTCAAAAAATAAATCTCCTATTCCACCCCCCTCAAACCCGCATTCCACCGTTCGAGTTAAAATAGAAATTTCCGACCGAACCCCCATTTTGACGAATTTCCGGATCAAAAATGACCGTTTTTTCCCGCTTTTTATCGCATTTTTTTCAACTTTTTTCGAGAGTTAAAATAGAATTTTCCGATATTGGAAAGCAGAATATTGGAGATAAGATAATGGAGAAAAGAGTTAAAAGTTAAGATAAAAACATTGGATAAGTATTGAATTATTATTGGATGAGATGCTGGATAAACCCAGTAATACCAATGGGTTAAGAACAGAACTGTATTGAAAAGATATTGGAAAAAGCATAAAAAAACTCGGGCTCCCTATTGGAAAATACCCGAGAAATTATTGGATTTATATCGGAAATCGGAAGTTTATTTTTTAACTAAAACCGGCTCGGAATCGGAAGTTTATATTTTAACTCGGAAATTTATATTGTTGCGTTACATAGGAAGAATTAAGATAATTAGAAACAAAAATACATACTTTCCTCACAAATCACAGTAATTATCAACTATCTATTTTTGAAAATAGACATTATCAACATGCTTAGGAATAATATATTGCGAATTTCCCTCTATTATCCTTTGGCACGAGGAAAGGATTAACAAAGAAATCTGAGGTTTGGTCATCTGAATACCAAACAATTTATTACAGTTTAGTACATAAAATATTCCAATTTGTTATTTGTTGACAAAAATTTTAAATATTTGGTATTATATAAATCGATAATATTGCCCTGTTTTTTAAATTTAAATAAAGGGGGGAGATTTTCTAATATTTTTCAGTAACTCCAAGATTATTAAGTCTAATATTAGAAGGTATTGGAGGAAATGATTAAAAACATTAAGTATCTATTATTCCTCTTGCTAGTACTTTTTATTATCATACTGACTATTAGTGTAGTTAGAAATAACAGCATAGACATTGTTGGCAATGAGGTAAAAACTATTAAAAAACAGAAGATTGACAATTGGGCTATTAATCTTGTTGGATCGAATCCAACGATGGATACTGATCCTATAAAAATTGCAATCTTAGATAGTGGTATCAATAAGACGCACAAAGAATTTGAAGGCTTATCTTTCAAAGAATATAACTCAATTACTCCTGGCGAGAACATTAAAGATGAATTCGGGCATGGTACTGCAGTAGCTGGAATTATTGCTGCGAAAGGAATTGAGACCACCGGTATTCTAAAGAACGTTATACTTTACGACGTAAAGGTACTTGATGAAAAAGGACGAGGGAAAATTGAAGATGTGATTGAAGGTATTGAATGGAGTATAGCACAAGAAGTTGACATTATTAATATTAGTTTCGGTTTTTCAAGCGACAAAGTGGAACTTAAATCCGCCATAGATAAAGCTATTGAACAGGGAATTATCATCACTGCGGCTGCAGGAAATACTCTTGGTCTAACGATAGATTATCCAGCTCAATATAATAATGTTCTATCCATCTCTTCTTTTGATGAAGAATTTAAACTTGATCCTTTTTCCGGTATAGGGAAAGTTGATTATTCTGCTCCAGGTGTTGAGATTGTATCTACAGATAACAAAGGTGAATACTCAACATTTTCAGGAACATCATTTGCTACGGCTTACGCAACTGGTGTCATTGCTTCAATTTTGAATGAAAGCGATTCAAATTATAATGCTAATACCATTAGAGAAAAACTCTCCCATTATGTTGTGAAACTAGGGGAAAAAGAACACTTTGGAGAAGGCTTTCTAACATTACAAAAAGAAAGGGTAGAGGAGATTTTAAATGAAAAAGAACTTGATTAAACTATTAGTTGCTACACTTTTGTTCAGTAGTATTGCTGGATTTGCTCCATCTGCATTTGCAGAAGAAACAGAAGTTCCCTCGAATCTAGAGAAAGTTTTAGAAAATGCAGAACAAATTGATGTGAATTTTAATGAAAAAGTTGAGGAAGTTTCAAGTACTGATGATACAACAGTATATGAAGTAACCGCAAATGAATTAGGAGTTAACAATGACTCCTTTGAAATGGTAGTTGAAGAATCCTCTAAACAAGAGATAACTGTAAACTCTGAGTTAGAAACAGGAGATTTGTCATTTGAATCCGAACTTTACATTAATATTGATACCGGTGAAATGTATGTTACCGAAGAACAAATATCCGAAACTGGAGAAGTGACAAAAACAACATACGACATGTTTTTCACAGAAATCGAAGGTGAAGATTTCATAGCATACTTAATTGATAGAAACTCTGGTGAGCTTTTTGAAATCAATACTATTGATGCCCAGGCTTCAGCTATTCCAGTTCTTGGTTTAATAATAAAACAAGGTGCGAAATGGGCTATTAAAAAGTATGGAAAGAAAGCATTGATTAGTGCCTTTGGAAAATACGCATTGAGTAATGCAATTAAAAACGTTGCTAAATTCA
Coding sequences within it:
- a CDS encoding hypothetical protein (product_source=Hypo-rule applied; cath_funfam=1.10.3160.10; pfam=PF13408; smart=SM01115; superfamily=103657), producing MWFRSNRDGYICGAYARHGKKACTAHTIKEDFLKETILDDIQTLIQQVDTEKYIKKMERKSKSTKSDSQKKINKINKQIDVLKNRKRKFINLLADGIITYEEYQESIEATNKELTELMEQKNELLTLMESEDVIETIEKLKKELLQFLNFDELTGDILHRLTNRIEVKEDGTPIIHYRFATPKIE
- a CDS encoding minor extracellular protease Epr (product_source=KO:K13277; cath_funfam=3.40.50.200; cog=COG1404; ko=KO:K13277; pfam=PF00082; superfamily=52743; transmembrane_helix_parts=Inside_1_6,TMhelix_7_25,Outside_26_318) codes for the protein MIKNIKYLLFLLLVLFIIILTISVVRNNSIDIVGNEVKTIKKQKIDNWAINLVGSNPTMDTDPIKIAILDSGINKTHKEFEGLSFKEYNSITPGENIKDEFGHGTAVAGIIAAKGIETTGILKNVILYDVKVLDEKGRGKIEDVIEGIEWSIAQEVDIINISFGFSSDKVELKSAIDKAIEQGIIITAAAGNTLGLTIDYPAQYNNVLSISSFDEEFKLDPFSGIGKVDYSAPGVEIVSTDNKGEYSTFSGTSFATAYATGVIASILNESDSNYNANTIREKLSHYVVKLGEKEHFGEGFLTLQKERVEEILNEKELD
- a CDS encoding hypothetical protein (product_source=Hypo-rule applied; cleavage_site_network=SignalP-noTM; superfamily=141322; transmembrane_helix_parts=Inside_1_4,TMhelix_5_27,Outside_28_301), which encodes MKKNLIKLLVATLLFSSIAGFAPSAFAEETEVPSNLEKVLENAEQIDVNFNEKVEEVSSTDDTTVYEVTANELGVNNDSFEMVVEESSKQEITVNSELETGDLSFESELYINIDTGEMYVTEEQISETGEVTKTTYDMFFTEIEGEDFIAYLIDRNSGELFEINTIDAQASAIPVLGLIIKQGAKWAIKKYGKKALISAFGKYALSNAIKNVAKFTVKNKHLKGDKRNYAKFNTSSQSTARGWVKEALQKAKVSSFDINDSDKLSFRFDVNLGKKVGTKGETKIRIVIGYDGKIWTAFPVK